The following proteins are encoded in a genomic region of Brachyspira pilosicoli:
- the mreC gene encoding rod shape-determining protein MreC, producing the protein MLKHKLLILYITLSLIASIFMVLNRSNFVFDLRSIYALGVYPVQNATQNISKAFVYLYTSITDIFTLQSQLQALRDRIAELNGTALEYEQLRQENSRLRALLNEAPTDEYPLEYAEIVSKDPQNFYNTIVINKGRAHGIVVGMPVISYKSGYKGLVGKVVEVRKYNSRVLSLIDERSQISVMLESSKATGIMSGQNPRSTQTHLQYIDLQIDVEEGEKVYTSGMGGVFPSGILVGNVFKVEKKNYGLFHDLYIEPIVDFSTLENVYVIKKIPDREIIMLANEEYEEGEVTNK; encoded by the coding sequence ATATTAAAACACAAATTACTTATACTTTATATTACGCTTAGTCTTATAGCGTCAATATTTATGGTTCTTAATAGGAGTAATTTTGTTTTTGACTTGCGTTCTATATATGCACTTGGTGTATATCCTGTGCAAAATGCTACGCAAAATATATCAAAGGCTTTTGTTTATCTTTATACAAGCATTACAGATATATTTACACTTCAAAGTCAGCTTCAGGCACTTAGAGATAGAATAGCAGAATTAAACGGCACAGCTTTAGAATATGAACAGCTTCGTCAGGAGAACTCAAGATTAAGAGCATTATTAAATGAAGCACCTACTGATGAATATCCATTAGAATATGCTGAGATAGTTTCAAAAGACCCTCAAAACTTCTACAACACTATAGTGATTAACAAAGGAAGGGCTCATGGTATTGTTGTGGGTATGCCTGTAATATCATATAAAAGCGGATACAAGGGGCTTGTTGGCAAGGTTGTAGAAGTGAGAAAATATAATAGTAGGGTTTTATCTCTCATAGATGAAAGGTCTCAAATATCTGTTATGCTTGAGAGTTCTAAGGCTACTGGTATTATGAGCGGTCAGAATCCTCGTTCCACTCAAACACATTTGCAGTATATTGATTTGCAGATTGATGTTGAAGAGGGTGAAAAAGTTTATACTAGCGGAATGGGAGGAGTTTTCCCAAGCGGAATATTGGTTGGAAATGTGTTTAAAGTTGAGAAAAAGAATTATGGACTCTTTCACGATTTGTATATTGAGCCTATAGTTGATTTTTCAACTTTAGAAAATGTGTATGTGATAAAAAAGATTCCAGACAGAGAAATTATTATGCTTGCTAATGAAGAATATGAAGAGGGTGAAGTTACAAATAAATGA
- the mreD gene encoding rod shape-determining protein MreD has translation MKRVITVIISSLILLIIQSSPAYDLIRITLGAKPDLLLIFLVFLSFRYGSFEGIIYGFFIGIMQDIVSSSTFGSYAIIFLNIGLVVGFFNSRIFIKQIAAGIFVTLIGYLIKIIALFLVMAIYADLSSVAVLMRSELFIGLPLTVILSSPLFILFEKIAPIVYDKNKIHVDDSTKTYED, from the coding sequence ATGAAAAGAGTAATAACTGTTATAATAAGCTCATTAATCCTTTTAATAATACAATCTTCCCCTGCTTATGATTTGATTAGAATAACATTGGGTGCTAAGCCTGATTTGCTTCTTATATTTTTAGTATTTTTATCATTTAGATACGGTTCTTTTGAGGGAATAATATACGGATTTTTTATAGGAATAATGCAGGATATTGTTTCGAGTTCTACATTTGGTTCTTATGCTATAATATTTCTTAATATTGGTTTGGTTGTTGGCTTCTTTAACAGCAGAATATTTATTAAACAAATTGCAGCTGGAATATTTGTTACTTTAATTGGATATTTAATAAAGATTATTGCTTTATTTTTGGTAATGGCAATATATGCAGATTTGTCAAGTGTTGCTGTGCTTATGCGCTCAGAATTATTTATAGGTCTTCCGCTCACAGTAATACTTTCTTCACCATTGTTTATACTGTTTGAAAAGATTGCTCCTATAGTGTATGACAAAAACAAAATACATGTAGATGACAGCACCAAAACCTACGAAGATTGA
- a CDS encoding rod shape-determining protein: protein MFSWLYNMFSSDMGIDLGTANTLVYVKGEGIVLAEPSVVAIEKSTGNVIAVGNEAKRMLGKVPNSIAAIRPMRDGVIADFETVEKMIRYFINKVHNKKTLVKPRIAIGIPTGITEVERRAVRESCEQAGARTIFLIEQARAAAIGADMPINEPHGNMIIEIGGGTTEVAVLSLGSMVRSASIRVGGDELDDAIIKYMQRTHNLYIGEKTAEEIKINIGHAYKGDISKTMDIRGRDSVSGLPKTLTINSAEVKDAISDILLEILEAVKYVLNQTPPEIAADIVERGIVMSGGTSLLPGFTDLISIETGVPVILAESPLTCVAIGCGKFIEETRNLKNYRRFS from the coding sequence ATGTTTAGTTGGTTGTATAATATGTTCTCAAGTGATATGGGAATAGATTTAGGTACTGCAAACACTTTAGTTTATGTTAAGGGAGAGGGGATTGTTTTAGCAGAGCCTTCTGTGGTTGCTATAGAGAAAAGCACGGGGAATGTTATAGCTGTTGGTAATGAGGCTAAAAGAATGCTTGGTAAAGTACCAAATTCTATAGCTGCTATAAGACCTATGAGAGACGGAGTTATTGCAGATTTTGAAACTGTTGAAAAGATGATAAGATATTTTATCAATAAAGTTCACAATAAAAAAACTTTGGTAAAACCGAGGATTGCAATAGGTATTCCTACAGGCATTACAGAAGTTGAGAGGCGTGCTGTACGTGAAAGCTGCGAGCAGGCGGGAGCGAGAACTATATTTTTAATAGAGCAGGCGAGGGCTGCTGCAATTGGAGCGGACATGCCTATTAATGAACCTCATGGTAATATGATTATAGAGATAGGCGGCGGTACTACTGAGGTTGCTGTACTTTCACTTGGTAGTATGGTACGCAGTGCTTCTATACGTGTGGGCGGCGATGAGCTTGATGATGCTATTATCAAATATATGCAAAGAACCCACAACTTATATATTGGTGAAAAAACTGCTGAAGAGATTAAGATTAATATTGGGCATGCTTATAAGGGTGATATATCTAAGACTATGGACATAAGAGGAAGAGATTCTGTATCTGGTCTTCCTAAAACTTTAACTATTAACAGTGCTGAAGTAAAAGATGCTATATCTGATATATTGCTTGAGATATTGGAGGCTGTAAAATATGTGCTTAATCAAACACCTCCAGAGATAGCTGCTGATATTGTTGAGAGAGGTATTGTTATGAGTGGCGGTACTTCTTTACTTCCTGGCTTTACAGATTTAATATCTATAGAGACTGGTGTTCCTGTTATACTTGCTGAAAGTCCTCTTACTTGTGTGGCTATTGGCTGCGGTAAGTTTATAGAAGAGACTAGAAATTTAAAAAATTATAGAAGATTTTCTTAA
- a CDS encoding CarD family transcriptional regulator codes for MYKLNSYVVYPMYGICKVVGISDNKVNSSVVECYILECEGENITLKVPINRVKEYRIRKIISKAEAENFLNLLQTKPHDIENNWKIRYQENEVKLRSGEIEDTIEVARSLFTRNKLKELSASEKRLYEKAYMFIVNEISIALKKDRDQIEDIVSNALEKSAKKFKNKPAEKELIKPNKTIKPAKKKKKEE; via the coding sequence ATGTATAAACTAAATAGTTATGTTGTTTACCCTATGTACGGAATATGTAAGGTTGTAGGCATATCAGACAATAAAGTAAATTCTTCCGTTGTAGAATGTTATATACTTGAATGTGAAGGTGAAAATATTACATTAAAAGTTCCTATAAATAGAGTTAAAGAATATCGTATACGTAAAATAATCTCTAAAGCTGAAGCTGAAAATTTTTTGAATTTATTGCAAACTAAACCCCATGATATAGAAAATAATTGGAAAATTCGCTATCAGGAAAATGAAGTAAAATTAAGAAGCGGTGAAATTGAAGATACTATAGAAGTAGCAAGAAGCTTGTTTACTAGAAATAAATTAAAAGAACTATCCGCAAGCGAAAAACGTTTATATGAAAAAGCATATATGTTTATAGTAAATGAAATCAGTATAGCTTTAAAAAAAGATAGAGACCAAATTGAAGATATAGTATCTAATGCATTAGAGAAATCAGCTAAAAAATTTAAAAATAAACCTGCTGAAAAAGAACTTATTAAACCAAATAAAACTATTAAGCCTGCCAAAAAAAAGAAAAAAGAAGAGTGA
- a CDS encoding PIN/TRAM domain-containing protein: MWRIIYFACSILALIFDYIYNKLFNINTIIFFTVSSVIIVLFDLFFIRKRSSKTTLVIFVSFFITLITVILTLNVINIIGINLSLNKKLIILFIEGYLTFSVISSFIPNISNILKLTKTDKIKTAKILDTSVIVDGRVYDIAEKKFFDGLLILPEFVIKEIQFLSDSRDNQKRIRGRRALEILNKMKSSKNILLSVTDIDFPNIKEVDLKLIELAKKMDAKVITNDFNLMKVASIHGVDILNINDLANCLQVVVLPGETIKIDLIREGKDKQALGYLEDGTMIVVDNAKHLIGKTVDIEIDNVLPKEAGRVIFASLVSKQNNQQNNKKKQNREHK, encoded by the coding sequence ATGTGGAGAATAATTTATTTTGCTTGCTCTATTCTGGCACTCATATTTGATTATATTTATAACAAACTTTTTAATATAAACACGATTATATTTTTCACAGTTAGTTCTGTTATTATAGTATTGTTTGATTTATTTTTTATAAGAAAAAGGTCTTCAAAAACAACTTTGGTAATTTTTGTATCATTCTTCATTACATTAATAACTGTAATACTTACTCTAAACGTTATAAATATAATAGGAATCAATTTATCATTAAATAAAAAACTTATAATACTATTTATTGAAGGATATTTAACTTTTTCTGTAATTTCATCTTTTATACCAAATATATCAAACATACTAAAACTTACAAAAACAGATAAAATAAAAACAGCTAAAATATTAGATACTTCTGTAATAGTAGACGGAAGGGTATATGATATAGCAGAGAAAAAATTCTTTGACGGACTTTTAATACTTCCAGAGTTTGTAATAAAAGAAATACAATTTTTAAGCGATTCAAGAGACAATCAAAAAAGAATAAGAGGAAGAAGGGCATTAGAAATATTAAATAAAATGAAATCTTCAAAAAACATACTGCTTTCTGTAACAGATATAGATTTTCCAAACATCAAGGAAGTGGATTTAAAACTCATAGAGCTTGCCAAAAAAATGGACGCTAAAGTTATTACTAATGATTTTAACTTGATGAAGGTAGCTTCTATTCATGGAGTTGATATATTAAATATTAATGATTTAGCTAATTGTTTACAAGTAGTTGTGCTTCCTGGAGAGACTATAAAGATAGATTTGATAAGAGAGGGAAAAGATAAACAGGCATTAGGTTATTTAGAAGACGGCACTATGATAGTTGTAGATAATGCTAAACATTTAATAGGCAAAACTGTTGATATAGAAATAGATAATGTACTTCCTAAAGAGGCAGGAAGAGTAATATTTGCTTCTTTGGTGAGTAAACAAAATAATCAGCAAAACAACAAGAAAAAACAAAACCGAGAGCATAAATAA
- a CDS encoding tetratricopeptide repeat protein has translation MPYLYDVERKINARIIIATLAGIILTVILSYLFISNYIEKKRIRYIYDYIALEDYDNASFIFKDLHSRKPLNKNILMAGIDLYYNILLITTDRDVITTASENITKYAKQMLLTSKFIKNKYIIYQRLAYGFQRLGSSYYIDAYNSYLEAIKNGDNRVSTVIELAKICYRIGYYEEAIENLEYAIKRDTENNKEFLNLELYYELAIAYEGNKNYTKAIQILSYIDGKFNNDYKLEAKSYSKLGDLYYRQGLYKESEFFYKKALLLDDKNPDLYYSIGELFRKTKRINEAIAMFREALKIDNNYKPARDALRRL, from the coding sequence ATGCCTTATTTATACGATGTTGAAAGAAAAATTAATGCAAGAATCATTATTGCAACTTTGGCAGGTATTATTTTAACGGTTATATTGTCTTATTTATTTATTTCAAATTATATAGAAAAAAAGAGAATTAGATATATTTATGATTATATAGCTTTAGAAGATTATGATAATGCTTCTTTTATATTTAAAGACCTTCATAGCCGAAAGCCGTTAAATAAAAATATATTAATGGCGGGTATTGATTTATATTATAATATTCTTCTAATAACTACAGATAGAGATGTTATAACAACAGCAAGTGAAAATATTACTAAATATGCAAAGCAAATGTTATTAACTTCAAAGTTTATAAAAAATAAATACATAATATATCAGAGATTAGCTTATGGGTTTCAGAGACTTGGAAGTTCTTACTATATAGATGCTTATAATTCTTATTTAGAGGCTATAAAAAATGGCGATAATAGGGTATCTACTGTTATAGAGCTTGCTAAGATATGTTATAGGATTGGTTACTACGAAGAGGCGATAGAGAATTTAGAATATGCTATAAAAAGAGATACAGAGAATAATAAAGAGTTTTTGAATTTAGAATTATATTATGAGCTTGCTATTGCTTATGAGGGAAATAAAAACTACACCAAAGCAATACAAATACTTTCTTATATAGACGGCAAGTTTAATAATGATTATAAGTTGGAAGCGAAATCATATTCTAAGCTTGGGGATTTATATTATAGGCAGGGCTTGTATAAAGAAAGCGAATTTTTTTACAAAAAAGCATTATTATTAGATGACAAAAATCCTGATTTATATTATAGTATAGGGGAATTATTTAGAAAAACAAAGCGAATTAATGAAGCGATTGCTATGTTTAGAGAAGCATTAAAAATAGATAATAACTATAAACCCGCTAGGGACGCATTAAGGAGATTATAG
- a CDS encoding polymer-forming cytoskeletal protein yields MFRKNEISESNSIIGEGSYFRGEFTLNGSLRIDGCYEGDNLEVDSLTVGNSGKVKSNIKTNSAVIEGIVIGNIEAKNRVMLMPTSRVLGEIRTPELIIQNGVILEGVCIVSPDPKTNPKETILNLYGSTNNNQ; encoded by the coding sequence ATGTTTAGAAAAAATGAAATATCAGAATCAAATTCTATAATAGGTGAAGGTTCATATTTTAGAGGCGAGTTTACACTTAATGGCAGTTTAAGAATAGATGGTTGTTATGAAGGAGATAATCTTGAAGTTGACAGCCTTACAGTAGGAAACAGCGGAAAGGTAAAATCTAATATTAAAACTAATTCAGCAGTTATAGAAGGAATAGTGATAGGGAATATTGAGGCAAAAAATAGAGTAATGCTTATGCCTACAAGCAGAGTTCTTGGCGAGATTCGTACTCCTGAACTTATCATACAAAATGGCGTTATACTTGAGGGTGTTTGTATAGTATCACCTGACCCTAAAACTAACCCTAAAGAAACTATACTTAATTTATACGGTTCTACAAATAATAATCAATAA